One region of Bombus affinis isolate iyBomAffi1 chromosome 3, iyBomAffi1.2, whole genome shotgun sequence genomic DNA includes:
- the LOC126914652 gene encoding transcriptional activator cubitus interruptus isoform X1, whose translation MPEKEVAYHQEAFSLLPPPPPPHHPHSAFHAAFHPHPHPPPPPFHPHHGPPPPPHPAAAAAAAWEHHAAAAAAAAAAAFHAPPPHPLSSSTTAIGSAATGGGGGASSGASGGGGGGSGGGGGGAAGNGTSGGDFLRRSHPLSEHTALHPAYRLNYMDHLYHQLQASTHSPNASLHGLGGLGPEYLLHAAGPASTLASSEFPFSIDVSASSRLGSPRASAIRASRKRALSSSPYSDRFDIDSMIRFSPNSLASIVNGSRSSSASGSYGHLSAAMSPALGMHPGMAPHLQQLQAHLLRSAAAAALLPHAHPLQPPAPPPPPPHPHPHAHGLSPHSQLYPGVPPHSTASATLGPHGGGLPPKTESTESCRKASESSTRSVTAEADTSSRRASTKVKREPATTTTNAATTTAPPTHPQGLSPSEDLRDEPGDFIETNCHWRDCGLEFPTQDDLVKHINNDHIHANKKSFVCGWEECSREEKPFKAQYMLVVHMRRHTGEKPHKCTFEGCFKAYSRLENLKTHLRSHTGEKPYTCEYPGCSKAFSNASDRAKHQNRTHSNEKPYVCKAPGCTKRYTDPSSLRKHVKTVHGAEFYANKKHKGGGGDGGGSDEAGAGGHSPSRSEDLHPKTPSLSSPSVKSESEANSPPSMMQQQGSPLVGGCNDEVAGVSALTGDGVALAEEPWNEEPDDLDIADLPVALRAMVGGMESQQQQQPPPPASRNRLKGRLNAKGMPSLPVSVSGMRGTRGMGPQGNIGDLNRRITDLKMEGGGPARQTSLSDLQLRLQPLNEPRRDSNSTVSTYYGSMKSTDFGSRRSSQASGVSAVRMGQTGPGSFYDPISPGTSRRSSQMSTTSGRMNPPSHLQGPYSTSNLVVQTQNMSLQGIQGMPGDWNGPSGHCTQPSGDRRMSEPTRGHQTQRNSPPVPPRPRSAQLPEHHPNQEVILDEVGEGEMVENKLVIPDEMMQYLNQVQAGGTQVNCRSSPLPICQSPICTNPLHYQRQIQPTCNYNQSHQQTCYPPPQPAQPTCTNYQNTSPSPYNQCPSSRPPQPNSQYCPPPTYPSQPNGGQVLSPAAGQVMSPGSHYAPSHISDQPLTSPAAGALAPQHPPQNLPQNSAQLTRNCPQNHMHHGYYPSYNCQAQMNANCTGNPTSQVNHHTNSVCAPPNHSSMNQQQCVQMRSAGNCPQLSPHCTQQPAISNQTTVSHANPQCGQVANQCTRLMVTPNGQVSNIHPVQQSTVPNQCAQMSPHCSQLNINNQAKPITNITSLQGCQQQTPQQNTPCLQMVNCAHPNGGHRSVNDSTLPKRTSPQLCTAQQTNCRIQQQQHTCTHNCARTNPPNHQQYNCNCQWGYGGDQCYHEQSGAAIPEIQCRDISQSQQGSPMKPPQGMRQDSYRRTLEYVQQCRNWSGNAQTHETNVSSSTHPMSLPQPLPSSANMVVNDMTSSLSSLLEENRYLQMIQ comes from the exons ATTGTCCAGCAGCACGACGGCGATCGGCAGTGCAGCCACCGGTGGCGGTGGCGGAGCAAGCAGCGGTGCTAgtggcggcggtggcggtggcagTGGGGGCGGAGGTGGCGGGGCAGCCGGCAACGGGACTTCCGGCGGTGATTTCCTCCGCAGAAGTCACCCCCTCTCGGAGCATACGGCCCTGCATCCCGCCTACCGGCTCAACTACATGGACCACCTTTACCACCAGCTCCAGGCCTCCACGCACAGTCCCAACGCCTCGTTACACG GACTGGGTGGTTTGGGGCCCGAGTACCTTCTGCACGCCGCAGGACCAGCGAGCACCCTCGCTTCTTCAGAATTCCCTTTCTCCATCGACG TGTCAGCTTCGTCGAGGTTAGGAAGCCCAAGGGCGTCCGCGATCAGAGCGAGCCGGAAGCGGGCGTTGAGCAGTTCCCCGTACTCGGATCGTTTCGACATCGACAGCATGATCCGATTCAGCCCGAACAGCTTGGCCTCCATCGTGAACGGATCTCGGAGCAGCAGCGCAAGCGGCAGCTACGGTCATCTTTCCGCTG CAATGAGCCCAGCTTTGGGAATGCACCCAGGAATGGCGCCACACCTGCAGCAACTTCAGGCGCATCTTTTAAGGAGCGCAGCTGCCGCAGCTCTTCTACCCCATGCTCATCCTCTACAACCCCCTGCACCACCTCCACCACCACCTCATCCACACCCCCATGCCCACGGATTATCGCCGCATTCGCAATTATACCCCGGTGTGCCACCTCATTCCACAGCCTCAGCAACCCTCGGACCACATGGAGGAGGATTACCGCCAAAAACTGAG AGCACGGAGTCCTGCAGAAAAGCGTCAGAATCGTCGACCAGGTCGGTGACGGCCGAGGCGGACACGTCTTCGAGGAGAGCTTCTACGAAGGTAAAAAGGGAGCctgcgacgacgacgacgaacgCTGCCACGACCACAGCACCACCTACCCATCCTCAAGGACTTAGCCCTAGCGAAGATCTTCGAGATGAGCCTGGAGATTTTATCGAAACGAACTGTCACTGGAGAGACTGTGGTCTTGAGTTTCCTACTCAG GATGATCTTGTGAAGCACATCAACAATGACCATATACATGCGAACAAGAAGAGCTTCGTTTGTGGTTGGGAGGAGTGCTCGAGGGAGGAAAAGCCATTTAAGGCTCAATACATGTTGGTGGTGCACATGAGAAGGCACACCGGTGAAAAACCTCATAAGTGTACT TTCGAGGGATGTTTCAAAGCATATTCGCGCCTGGAGAACTTGAAGACGCATCTGAGATCCCATACCGGAGAAAAACCATATACTTGTGAATATCCTGGTTGCAGCAAGGCATTTAGTAATGCTAGCGATCGCGCGAAACACCAAAACAGGACTCATTCCAACGag AAACCATACGTTTGCAAGGCGCCAGGTTGCACGAAAAGGTACACCGATCCATCATCTCTGAGAAAACACGTGAAAACTGTGCACGGCGCAGAATTCTACGCTAATAAGAAGCACAAAGGAGGCGGTGGAGATGGCGGAGGCAGTGACGAAGCTGGTGCAGGTGGCCATAGTCCTAGCAGAAGCGAAGATCTCCATCCGAAGACACCTAGTTTGTCAAGTCCAAGTGTGAAATCTGAAAGTGAAGCGAATAGTCCACCTAGTATGATGCAGCAACAAGGTAGCCCATTAGTTGGTGGTTGCAATGACGAAGTTGCTGGTGTCAGTGCATTGACTGGTGATGGCGTTGCCTTGGCTGAGGAACCTTGGAACGAGGAACCCGATGACTTGGACATCGCTGATCTGCCAGTTGCTCTACGTGCCATG GTTGGCGGAATGGAAtcgcagcaacagcaacaacctCCTCCTCCTGCTTCGAGGAATCGTCTGAAAGGCAGACTGAACGCAAAGGGCATGCCGAGCTTGCCAGTAAGCGTGTCCGGTATGAGGGGAACACGTGGTATGGGTCCTCAGGGTAACATTGGCGACCTGAACAGGAGGATCACTGACCTGAAAATGGAGGGTGGCGGTCCCGCCCGCCAAACGAGTCTTTCTGACCTGCAACTCAGGCTGCAACCTCTCAATGAGCCACGAAGGGACAGCAACAGTACTGTGAGCACCTATTACGGTAGCATGAAGTCCACGGACTTTGGTAGTAGAAGAAGCAGCCAGGCTAGCGGGGTCAGCGCTGTCAGAATGGGTCAAACTGGTCCTGGAAGCTTCTACGATCCCATCAGTCCAGGAACATCACGAAGAAGCAGTCAAATGAGTACCACTTCCGGTAGAATGAACCCACCGAGTCACCTTCAAGGACCATACTCGACGAGCAATCTTGTCGTTCAGACGCAAAATATGTCTCTTCAG GGTATCCAGGGTATGCCAGGAGATTGGAACGGTCCAAGCGGCCATTGTACGCAACCATCCGGTGATCGTCGCATGTCAGAACCCACCAGGGGTCACCAGACCCAAAGAAATTCACCGCCTGTACCACCTAGACCAAGGTCTGCTCAACTTCCAGAACATCATCCTAATCAGGAAGTCATTCTGGATGAGGTTGGAGAAGGTGAAATGGTGGAGAATAAGCTGGTCATTCCTGATGAAATGATGCAGTACTTGAATCAA GTTCAAGCAGGAGGAACTCAGGTGAATTGCCGCAGCAGTCCCTTACCAATTTGCCAGTCCCCAATTTGCACAAATCCCTTGCACTACCAACGTCAAATACAGCCTACTTGCAACTACAACCAGTCTCACCAACAAACCTGCTACCCGCCACCACAACCAGCTCAACCAACATGCACGAACTATCAGAATACCTCTCCATCTCCTTACAACCAATGTCCTAGCTCTAGACCTCCTCAACCTAATTCACAATACTGTCCTCCACCCACTTATCCATCTCAACCGAACGGCGGGCAAGTGCTCAGTCCAGCAGCGGGTCAAGTCATGTCACCAGGATCTCATTACGCTCCCAGTCACATCAGCGATCAGCCTCTAACTTCACCAGCAGCTGGTGCCCTAGCGCCTCAGCATCCTCCTCAAAATCTTCCTCAAAACTCTGCTCAGTTAACTAGGAACTGTCCCCAAAACCACATGCACCATGGCTACTACCCAAGTTACAATTGTCAGGCACAAATGAACGCGAACTGTACCGGAAATCCAACCAGCCAAGTGAACCACCACACAAATTCCGTTTGTGCTCCACCGAATCACAGCTCTATGAACCAACAACAGTGCGTGCAGATGCGTTCAGCTGGCAATTGTCCACAATTGTCTCCTCACTGCACTCAACAGCCAGCTATATCTAATCAGACAACTGTGAGCCATGCTAATCCGCAGTGTGGTCAAGTAGCCAATCAATGTACCAGGCTAATGGTGACACCTAATGGCCAAGTGTCAAATATTCACCCTGTTCAGCAGAGCACGGTGCCCAACCAATGTGCTCAGATGTCGCCACACTGTTCTCAGCTGAACATCAACAACCAAGCTAAACCAATCACCAACATAACCAGTCTCCAGGGCTGTCAACAACAAACACCACAGCAAAATACACCTTGCCTGCAAATGGTCAATTGCGCTCATCCCAATGGCGGCCATAGATCAGTGAACGATTCTACTTTACCGAAGAGGACGTCTCCACAGTTGTGCACTGCTCAGCAGACTAATTGCAGGATACAACAGCAGCAACATACTTGTACACACAATTGTGCTCGAACCAATCCTCCAAATCATCAACAGTACAATTGTAATTGTCAATGGGGTTACGGCGGAGATCAATGTTACCACGAGCAAAGCGGTGCTGCTATACCAGAGATTCAATGCAGAGACATCAGTCAATCTCAACAAGGATCTCCTATGAAGCCTCCTCAAGGAATGAGACAAGATTCGTACAGAAGGACACTGGAGTATGTGCAGCAGTGCAGAAACTGGTCTGGAAACGCACAGACCCACGAAACAAATGTCTCTAGTTCTACTCACCCCATGTCGCTGCCACAGCCATTGCCATCAAGTGCCAATATGGTGGTCAACGACATGACTTCGTCTCTGAGTTCGTTGCTCGAGGAGAACAGATACTTACAGATGATTCAGTGA
- the LOC126914652 gene encoding transcriptional activator cubitus interruptus isoform X2: MDHLYHQLQASTHSPNASLHGLGGLGPEYLLHAAGPASTLASSEFPFSIDVSASSRLGSPRASAIRASRKRALSSSPYSDRFDIDSMIRFSPNSLASIVNGSRSSSASGSYGHLSAAMSPALGMHPGMAPHLQQLQAHLLRSAAAAALLPHAHPLQPPAPPPPPPHPHPHAHGLSPHSQLYPGVPPHSTASATLGPHGGGLPPKTESTESCRKASESSTRSVTAEADTSSRRASTKVKREPATTTTNAATTTAPPTHPQGLSPSEDLRDEPGDFIETNCHWRDCGLEFPTQDDLVKHINNDHIHANKKSFVCGWEECSREEKPFKAQYMLVVHMRRHTGEKPHKCTFEGCFKAYSRLENLKTHLRSHTGEKPYTCEYPGCSKAFSNASDRAKHQNRTHSNEKPYVCKAPGCTKRYTDPSSLRKHVKTVHGAEFYANKKHKGGGGDGGGSDEAGAGGHSPSRSEDLHPKTPSLSSPSVKSESEANSPPSMMQQQGSPLVGGCNDEVAGVSALTGDGVALAEEPWNEEPDDLDIADLPVALRAMVGGMESQQQQQPPPPASRNRLKGRLNAKGMPSLPVSVSGMRGTRGMGPQGNIGDLNRRITDLKMEGGGPARQTSLSDLQLRLQPLNEPRRDSNSTVSTYYGSMKSTDFGSRRSSQASGVSAVRMGQTGPGSFYDPISPGTSRRSSQMSTTSGRMNPPSHLQGPYSTSNLVVQTQNMSLQGIQGMPGDWNGPSGHCTQPSGDRRMSEPTRGHQTQRNSPPVPPRPRSAQLPEHHPNQEVILDEVGEGEMVENKLVIPDEMMQYLNQVQAGGTQVNCRSSPLPICQSPICTNPLHYQRQIQPTCNYNQSHQQTCYPPPQPAQPTCTNYQNTSPSPYNQCPSSRPPQPNSQYCPPPTYPSQPNGGQVLSPAAGQVMSPGSHYAPSHISDQPLTSPAAGALAPQHPPQNLPQNSAQLTRNCPQNHMHHGYYPSYNCQAQMNANCTGNPTSQVNHHTNSVCAPPNHSSMNQQQCVQMRSAGNCPQLSPHCTQQPAISNQTTVSHANPQCGQVANQCTRLMVTPNGQVSNIHPVQQSTVPNQCAQMSPHCSQLNINNQAKPITNITSLQGCQQQTPQQNTPCLQMVNCAHPNGGHRSVNDSTLPKRTSPQLCTAQQTNCRIQQQQHTCTHNCARTNPPNHQQYNCNCQWGYGGDQCYHEQSGAAIPEIQCRDISQSQQGSPMKPPQGMRQDSYRRTLEYVQQCRNWSGNAQTHETNVSSSTHPMSLPQPLPSSANMVVNDMTSSLSSLLEENRYLQMIQ, from the exons ATGGACCACCTTTACCACCAGCTCCAGGCCTCCACGCACAGTCCCAACGCCTCGTTACACG GACTGGGTGGTTTGGGGCCCGAGTACCTTCTGCACGCCGCAGGACCAGCGAGCACCCTCGCTTCTTCAGAATTCCCTTTCTCCATCGACG TGTCAGCTTCGTCGAGGTTAGGAAGCCCAAGGGCGTCCGCGATCAGAGCGAGCCGGAAGCGGGCGTTGAGCAGTTCCCCGTACTCGGATCGTTTCGACATCGACAGCATGATCCGATTCAGCCCGAACAGCTTGGCCTCCATCGTGAACGGATCTCGGAGCAGCAGCGCAAGCGGCAGCTACGGTCATCTTTCCGCTG CAATGAGCCCAGCTTTGGGAATGCACCCAGGAATGGCGCCACACCTGCAGCAACTTCAGGCGCATCTTTTAAGGAGCGCAGCTGCCGCAGCTCTTCTACCCCATGCTCATCCTCTACAACCCCCTGCACCACCTCCACCACCACCTCATCCACACCCCCATGCCCACGGATTATCGCCGCATTCGCAATTATACCCCGGTGTGCCACCTCATTCCACAGCCTCAGCAACCCTCGGACCACATGGAGGAGGATTACCGCCAAAAACTGAG AGCACGGAGTCCTGCAGAAAAGCGTCAGAATCGTCGACCAGGTCGGTGACGGCCGAGGCGGACACGTCTTCGAGGAGAGCTTCTACGAAGGTAAAAAGGGAGCctgcgacgacgacgacgaacgCTGCCACGACCACAGCACCACCTACCCATCCTCAAGGACTTAGCCCTAGCGAAGATCTTCGAGATGAGCCTGGAGATTTTATCGAAACGAACTGTCACTGGAGAGACTGTGGTCTTGAGTTTCCTACTCAG GATGATCTTGTGAAGCACATCAACAATGACCATATACATGCGAACAAGAAGAGCTTCGTTTGTGGTTGGGAGGAGTGCTCGAGGGAGGAAAAGCCATTTAAGGCTCAATACATGTTGGTGGTGCACATGAGAAGGCACACCGGTGAAAAACCTCATAAGTGTACT TTCGAGGGATGTTTCAAAGCATATTCGCGCCTGGAGAACTTGAAGACGCATCTGAGATCCCATACCGGAGAAAAACCATATACTTGTGAATATCCTGGTTGCAGCAAGGCATTTAGTAATGCTAGCGATCGCGCGAAACACCAAAACAGGACTCATTCCAACGag AAACCATACGTTTGCAAGGCGCCAGGTTGCACGAAAAGGTACACCGATCCATCATCTCTGAGAAAACACGTGAAAACTGTGCACGGCGCAGAATTCTACGCTAATAAGAAGCACAAAGGAGGCGGTGGAGATGGCGGAGGCAGTGACGAAGCTGGTGCAGGTGGCCATAGTCCTAGCAGAAGCGAAGATCTCCATCCGAAGACACCTAGTTTGTCAAGTCCAAGTGTGAAATCTGAAAGTGAAGCGAATAGTCCACCTAGTATGATGCAGCAACAAGGTAGCCCATTAGTTGGTGGTTGCAATGACGAAGTTGCTGGTGTCAGTGCATTGACTGGTGATGGCGTTGCCTTGGCTGAGGAACCTTGGAACGAGGAACCCGATGACTTGGACATCGCTGATCTGCCAGTTGCTCTACGTGCCATG GTTGGCGGAATGGAAtcgcagcaacagcaacaacctCCTCCTCCTGCTTCGAGGAATCGTCTGAAAGGCAGACTGAACGCAAAGGGCATGCCGAGCTTGCCAGTAAGCGTGTCCGGTATGAGGGGAACACGTGGTATGGGTCCTCAGGGTAACATTGGCGACCTGAACAGGAGGATCACTGACCTGAAAATGGAGGGTGGCGGTCCCGCCCGCCAAACGAGTCTTTCTGACCTGCAACTCAGGCTGCAACCTCTCAATGAGCCACGAAGGGACAGCAACAGTACTGTGAGCACCTATTACGGTAGCATGAAGTCCACGGACTTTGGTAGTAGAAGAAGCAGCCAGGCTAGCGGGGTCAGCGCTGTCAGAATGGGTCAAACTGGTCCTGGAAGCTTCTACGATCCCATCAGTCCAGGAACATCACGAAGAAGCAGTCAAATGAGTACCACTTCCGGTAGAATGAACCCACCGAGTCACCTTCAAGGACCATACTCGACGAGCAATCTTGTCGTTCAGACGCAAAATATGTCTCTTCAG GGTATCCAGGGTATGCCAGGAGATTGGAACGGTCCAAGCGGCCATTGTACGCAACCATCCGGTGATCGTCGCATGTCAGAACCCACCAGGGGTCACCAGACCCAAAGAAATTCACCGCCTGTACCACCTAGACCAAGGTCTGCTCAACTTCCAGAACATCATCCTAATCAGGAAGTCATTCTGGATGAGGTTGGAGAAGGTGAAATGGTGGAGAATAAGCTGGTCATTCCTGATGAAATGATGCAGTACTTGAATCAA GTTCAAGCAGGAGGAACTCAGGTGAATTGCCGCAGCAGTCCCTTACCAATTTGCCAGTCCCCAATTTGCACAAATCCCTTGCACTACCAACGTCAAATACAGCCTACTTGCAACTACAACCAGTCTCACCAACAAACCTGCTACCCGCCACCACAACCAGCTCAACCAACATGCACGAACTATCAGAATACCTCTCCATCTCCTTACAACCAATGTCCTAGCTCTAGACCTCCTCAACCTAATTCACAATACTGTCCTCCACCCACTTATCCATCTCAACCGAACGGCGGGCAAGTGCTCAGTCCAGCAGCGGGTCAAGTCATGTCACCAGGATCTCATTACGCTCCCAGTCACATCAGCGATCAGCCTCTAACTTCACCAGCAGCTGGTGCCCTAGCGCCTCAGCATCCTCCTCAAAATCTTCCTCAAAACTCTGCTCAGTTAACTAGGAACTGTCCCCAAAACCACATGCACCATGGCTACTACCCAAGTTACAATTGTCAGGCACAAATGAACGCGAACTGTACCGGAAATCCAACCAGCCAAGTGAACCACCACACAAATTCCGTTTGTGCTCCACCGAATCACAGCTCTATGAACCAACAACAGTGCGTGCAGATGCGTTCAGCTGGCAATTGTCCACAATTGTCTCCTCACTGCACTCAACAGCCAGCTATATCTAATCAGACAACTGTGAGCCATGCTAATCCGCAGTGTGGTCAAGTAGCCAATCAATGTACCAGGCTAATGGTGACACCTAATGGCCAAGTGTCAAATATTCACCCTGTTCAGCAGAGCACGGTGCCCAACCAATGTGCTCAGATGTCGCCACACTGTTCTCAGCTGAACATCAACAACCAAGCTAAACCAATCACCAACATAACCAGTCTCCAGGGCTGTCAACAACAAACACCACAGCAAAATACACCTTGCCTGCAAATGGTCAATTGCGCTCATCCCAATGGCGGCCATAGATCAGTGAACGATTCTACTTTACCGAAGAGGACGTCTCCACAGTTGTGCACTGCTCAGCAGACTAATTGCAGGATACAACAGCAGCAACATACTTGTACACACAATTGTGCTCGAACCAATCCTCCAAATCATCAACAGTACAATTGTAATTGTCAATGGGGTTACGGCGGAGATCAATGTTACCACGAGCAAAGCGGTGCTGCTATACCAGAGATTCAATGCAGAGACATCAGTCAATCTCAACAAGGATCTCCTATGAAGCCTCCTCAAGGAATGAGACAAGATTCGTACAGAAGGACACTGGAGTATGTGCAGCAGTGCAGAAACTGGTCTGGAAACGCACAGACCCACGAAACAAATGTCTCTAGTTCTACTCACCCCATGTCGCTGCCACAGCCATTGCCATCAAGTGCCAATATGGTGGTCAACGACATGACTTCGTCTCTGAGTTCGTTGCTCGAGGAGAACAGATACTTACAGATGATTCAGTGA